One region of Eupeodes corollae chromosome 1, idEupCoro1.1, whole genome shotgun sequence genomic DNA includes:
- the LOC129941256 gene encoding 40S ribosomal protein S15-like yields MAEVDETFKKKRAFKKFNYRGVDWDHLLNMPNNQLVELMHIRARRRFSRGLKRKPMALIKKIRELKKEAPPNEKPDIIKTHLRNMIIVPEMTGSIIDVYNGKDFSQVEIKPEMIGHYLGEFYFKFTYKPVKHSRPGVGATHSSRFIPLK; encoded by the coding sequence ATGGCTGAGGTTgatgaaacttttaaaaagaagcGTGCGTTCAAGAAGTTCAACTACCGAGGTGTTGACTGGGACCACCTTTTGAACATGCCGAACAACCAACTTGTCGAATTGATGCACATCCGTGCTCGCAGGAGGTTCTCCCGTGGTCTTAAGCGCAAGCCAATGGCCCTTATCAAGAAAATAAGGGAGCTCAAGAAGGAGGCACCACCAAATGAGAAACCCGACATTATTAAGACTCATTTGAGGAACATGATTATTGTTCCAGAGATGACCGGATCCATCATTGATGTGTACAATGGCAAAGATTTCAGCCAAGTTGAAATCAAACCAGAAATGATTGGACACTACTTGGGAGAATTCTACTTCAAGTTCACATACAAACCCGTTAAGCACAGTAGGCCCGGTGTTGGTGCCACCCACAGCTCTAGATTTATTCCACTTAAGTAA
- the LOC129950541 gene encoding uncharacterized protein LOC129950541: MEGRLFGFSMKEFRELAYELAEKNGLANNFDAEARIAGEDWANNFLKRNATISLRKPEATSAARAMGFNRVAVANFYNLLEECIEKYGFSSSRIFNVDETGITTVAKSLGKILATRGRKQVGSLSSSERGQLLTVEICMSADGSYMPPMFIFPRKRMKAELMDGTPPNSWGECNKNGWITKDLFLKWFKRFIEWSRATKEQPVLLLLDGHASHVKSIEVIDVARASGVVMLCFPPHCTHRMQPLDVTFMKPLSSYY, encoded by the coding sequence ATGGAAGGCCGCTTATTTGGCTTCTCGATGAAAGAATTTCGTGAATTAGCGTATGAGCTAGCGGAAAAAAATGGGTTGGCCAATAACTTTGATGCCGAAGCACGAATCGCCGGAGAAGACTgggcaaacaattttttgaaacgtAATGCAACAATTTCATTAAGAAAGCCAGAAGCAACATCTGCGGCTCGAGCTATGGGGTTTAACCGAGTAGCTGTggcaaatttttataatttgctggAGGAGTGTATTGAAAAATATGGATTTTCCTCAAGCAGGATATTCAACGTAGACGAAACTGGGATCACTACCGTTGCAAAGAGTTTAGGAAAAATTCTAGCAACTAGAGGGAGGAAGCAAGTAGGATCGTTATCTTCTTCAGAGCGAGGACAACTACTAACCGTGGAAATTTGTATGAGCGCTGATGGTTCGTATATGCCGCCAATGTTTATTTTCCCTCGAAAAAGAATGAAAGCCGAGCTGATGGATGGAACACCACCTAATTCATGGGGCGAATGCAACAAAAATGGATGGATAACTAAGGATCTGTTTTTGAAGTGGTTCAAAAGATTTATAGAATGGTCACGCGCAACCAAAGAACAACCAGTTTTGTTACTTTTAGACGGGCATGCAAGCCATGTTAAGAGCATTGAAGTCATAGATGTTGCAAGAGCAAGTGGTGTTGTCATGCTCTGCTTTCCACCACACTGCACACATCGAATGCAACCCTTGGATGTAACGTTTATGAAGCCTCTGAGCTCATATTATTGA